One Devosia lacusdianchii genomic window carries:
- the lpdA gene encoding dihydrolipoyl dehydrogenase, whose amino-acid sequence MADQYDLLVIGAGPGGYVAAIRGAQLGMKVGIIEREHMAGICSNWGCIPTKALLRSAEIYGHMSHAKDYGLTVEKFGVDIDGVVKRSRAIAAQMNNGVQFLMKKNKVDIIWGEAVITKPGEVKVAPTKKAIVQPQGPVPKNALGEGTYKAKHIIIATGARPRVLPGIEPDGDKIWTYFEAMKPATMPKSLVVMGSGAIGVEFASFYRSMGAEVTIIELLPQIMPVEDAEIAGLARKRLEKRGIKVLTDAKVEKVEKNAGGVLAHVLQKDGSKLQVTGDKLISAVGVQCNIEGLGLETVGVKTERGAIVIDGYGKTNVDGIWAIGDVAGPPMLAHKAEHEAVITVEKIAGLKVHGLDKTKVPGCTYCEPQVASVGLTEAKAKEAGREIKVGRFPFVGNGKAIALGEPDGLVKTIFDAKTGELLGAHMVGAEVTELIQGFVIAMNLETTEEELIHTIFPHPTLSETMKESVLDAYGRALNI is encoded by the coding sequence ATGGCTGACCAATACGATCTTCTCGTCATCGGCGCCGGCCCCGGCGGCTATGTTGCCGCTATCCGCGGCGCGCAGCTCGGCATGAAGGTGGGCATTATCGAGCGCGAGCACATGGCTGGCATCTGCTCCAACTGGGGCTGTATCCCCACCAAGGCGCTGCTGCGCTCGGCCGAGATCTACGGCCATATGAGCCACGCCAAGGATTACGGCCTGACCGTCGAGAAGTTCGGCGTCGATATCGACGGCGTGGTGAAGCGCTCGCGTGCCATCGCGGCGCAGATGAACAATGGCGTCCAGTTCCTCATGAAGAAGAACAAGGTCGATATCATCTGGGGCGAAGCCGTCATTACCAAGCCAGGTGAGGTCAAGGTCGCGCCGACCAAGAAGGCAATCGTGCAGCCGCAGGGTCCGGTGCCGAAAAACGCTTTGGGCGAAGGCACTTACAAGGCCAAACACATCATCATCGCCACCGGCGCCCGCCCGCGCGTGCTGCCGGGCATCGAGCCCGATGGTGACAAGATCTGGACCTATTTCGAGGCCATGAAGCCTGCCACCATGCCGAAGTCGCTGGTGGTGATGGGTTCGGGCGCCATCGGGGTCGAGTTTGCCTCGTTCTACCGCTCGATGGGCGCTGAGGTGACCATCATCGAACTGCTTCCGCAGATTATGCCGGTGGAAGATGCGGAAATCGCGGGCCTGGCCCGCAAGCGTCTCGAGAAGCGAGGCATCAAGGTTTTGACCGACGCCAAGGTCGAGAAAGTCGAGAAGAATGCTGGCGGCGTGCTTGCACATGTCTTGCAGAAAGATGGCAGCAAGCTGCAGGTTACCGGCGACAAGCTGATCTCTGCGGTCGGCGTGCAGTGCAATATCGAGGGCCTTGGGCTGGAGACGGTGGGGGTGAAGACCGAGCGCGGCGCCATCGTCATCGATGGTTATGGCAAGACCAATGTCGACGGCATCTGGGCTATCGGCGACGTCGCCGGACCGCCGATGCTGGCCCACAAGGCCGAGCACGAGGCGGTCATAACGGTCGAGAAGATCGCGGGTCTCAAGGTGCACGGCCTCGACAAGACCAAAGTGCCCGGCTGCACTTACTGCGAGCCGCAGGTAGCCAGTGTCGGGCTGACCGAGGCCAAGGCCAAGGAGGCCGGTCGCGAAATCAAGGTTGGCCGCTTCCCATTCGTCGGCAATGGTAAGGCGATTGCGCTGGGCGAACCCGATGGCCTGGTCAAGACCATCTTCGACGCCAAGACGGGTGAGTTGCTGGGGGCGCACATGGTCGGCGCTGAAGTGACGGAACTGATCCAGGGGTTCGTCATCGCGATGAACCTCGAAACGACAGAGGAAGAGCTGATCCACACGATCTTCCCGCATCCGACATTGAGCGAAACGATGAAGGAAAGCGTGTTGGATGCATATGGTCGCGCCCTGAATATCTAA
- a CDS encoding Gfo/Idh/MocA family protein, with amino-acid sequence MVKAIQVGLGHWGFSWTKEVIPKVPNIHMVGYVDSNPDAIKRVQSELGIDEKRCFLSLEEAAKGVEADLAICTLRTEAHYPVVKRCLELGFNVIVEKPFASTIAQAKELVALAKASGRVLMVSQNYRFQPAPIAAAELIGAQKFGPVNLVSIDFRRHAPSQGYRYWDMPDPLLADMSIHHFDLMRMVLGDEPKRVSCRTWNPDSSPFGHHPIGVATLEFEKGTIVSYRGSWMSSGPVTPWSGEWTMDCSEGEIIWSSRDHFMGKAGPDKLSLRERDKEPVPFDLGTIDLADRTGTLGAIAKVIETGSIPARFSSGEDNLHSLALVQATIMSASRGGEWVEIAEVMQ; translated from the coding sequence ATGGTCAAGGCGATCCAAGTCGGCCTCGGACACTGGGGGTTTAGCTGGACTAAGGAAGTTATCCCCAAAGTTCCCAACATTCACATGGTGGGCTATGTGGATAGCAACCCGGATGCCATCAAGCGGGTGCAGAGCGAGCTCGGCATCGACGAGAAGCGCTGCTTCCTGAGTCTCGAAGAGGCCGCCAAGGGTGTCGAAGCCGACCTGGCCATCTGCACGCTGCGTACCGAGGCACACTATCCGGTGGTCAAGCGCTGCCTGGAGCTTGGCTTCAACGTCATCGTCGAAAAGCCCTTCGCCTCGACCATCGCCCAGGCCAAGGAACTCGTTGCCCTGGCCAAGGCCAGCGGCCGCGTGCTGATGGTCAGCCAGAACTACCGCTTTCAGCCGGCGCCGATCGCGGCAGCCGAATTGATCGGCGCGCAGAAATTCGGGCCGGTGAACCTGGTGTCGATCGATTTCCGCCGCCACGCGCCGAGCCAGGGCTATCGCTATTGGGACATGCCCGATCCGCTGCTGGCGGATATGTCGATTCACCATTTCGACCTGATGCGCATGGTGTTGGGCGACGAGCCCAAGCGCGTGTCGTGCCGCACCTGGAATCCGGATTCGAGTCCCTTCGGCCACCACCCGATCGGCGTTGCCACTCTTGAATTCGAGAAGGGCACTATCGTGTCCTATCGGGGCTCATGGATGAGCAGTGGTCCGGTAACGCCGTGGTCAGGCGAATGGACGATGGATTGCTCGGAAGGCGAGATCATCTGGAGCTCGCGCGACCATTTCATGGGCAAGGCAGGCCCCGACAAGCTCAGCCTGCGCGAGCGCGACAAGGAGCCGGTACCGTTCGACCTGGGAACGATCGACTTGGCCGATCGCACCGGTACGCTGGGCGCCATCGCAAAAGTCATCGAGACGGGCTCAATTCCCGCGCGCTTCAGTTCGGGAGAAGATAACCTTCACTCGCTTGCGCTGGTGCAGGCAACCATTATGTCCGCCTCGCGAGGCGGGGAATGGGTCGAGATCGCGGAGGTCATGCAATGA
- a CDS encoding GlsB/YeaQ/YmgE family stress response membrane protein, translating to MSVGVQELVIFLAIGLVAGWLAGLVLGGGGLLRNLIVGVIGAFVGGWLLSMANISLPIGNVLVSQIITATIGAIVVIAVARVIAR from the coding sequence ATGAGCGTCGGCGTACAAGAACTTGTGATTTTTCTCGCCATCGGCCTGGTCGCGGGCTGGCTCGCCGGCCTCGTGCTGGGCGGTGGTGGCTTGCTGCGCAACCTGATCGTCGGCGTCATCGGCGCCTTCGTCGGTGGCTGGCTGCTGTCGATGGCCAATATCTCGCTGCCGATCGGTAATGTGCTGGTCAGCCAGATCATCACGGCCACGATTGGTGCTATTGTCGTAATTGCCGTCGCTCGGGTCATCGCGCGATAA
- a CDS encoding GlsB/YeaQ/YmgE family stress response membrane protein: MGGNNNRAILVFLGIGILAGFLASLIVGGGGLITFLISGVIGSFVGGYLFTALRIDLGIRNDLVRQIVTSTVGAIIVVLLARLIA; this comes from the coding sequence ATGGGCGGCAACAATAATCGCGCCATCCTGGTGTTTCTCGGCATCGGCATTCTGGCGGGCTTTCTCGCCAGTCTGATCGTTGGAGGCGGCGGGCTGATCACATTCCTCATCAGCGGGGTGATCGGTTCGTTCGTGGGAGGGTATCTGTTCACGGCGCTGCGGATCGATCTCGGTATCCGCAACGATCTGGTCCGCCAGATCGTGACCTCCACGGTCGGTGCCATCATTGTCGTGCTACTGGCACGGCTGATTGCTTAG
- a CDS encoding SGNH/GDSL hydrolase family protein, with product MKTILAFGDSLTYGANPMPGGPRHAYEDRWPTRLEAGLGGAARVIAEGLGGRTTASDDWYAAADRNGARILPTLLESHSPLDLVIIMLGTNDLKPAICGSALEASFGMRRLVQIIRGHYAGKGETAPQIILVAPPLICDTENADMIGHFGGIQHAIDQSGQFAVHYARRAQEWNTGFFDASTVARADPLDGVHLDAANTSAIGEGLVPVVKSMLGI from the coding sequence ATGAAAACCATTCTCGCCTTTGGCGACAGCCTCACCTACGGCGCCAATCCCATGCCGGGCGGTCCTCGTCACGCCTATGAGGACCGCTGGCCGACCCGACTCGAGGCCGGGTTGGGCGGCGCGGCTCGGGTGATTGCCGAAGGTCTCGGCGGTCGCACGACAGCCTCGGACGACTGGTACGCCGCCGCTGACCGCAATGGCGCGCGCATCCTGCCAACTCTGCTCGAAAGCCATAGCCCGCTTGATCTTGTTATCATCATGCTGGGCACCAATGATCTCAAACCGGCCATTTGTGGTTCGGCGCTTGAGGCCTCGTTCGGCATGCGGCGCCTTGTGCAGATCATCCGTGGCCACTATGCCGGCAAAGGCGAAACCGCGCCACAGATCATCCTCGTAGCGCCGCCACTGATCTGCGACACCGAGAATGCCGACATGATCGGCCATTTCGGCGGCATTCAGCATGCCATCGATCAATCCGGCCAGTTCGCCGTGCACTATGCGCGGCGCGCGCAGGAGTGGAATACCGGCTTCTTCGACGCTTCGACGGTAGCCAGGGCCGACCCTCTCGATGGGGTTCACCTCGACGCTGCCAATACAAGTGCGATCGGCGAGGGGCTCGTGCCGGTCGTCAAATCCATGCTGGGCATTTAG